Proteins found in one Corynebacterium canis genomic segment:
- a CDS encoding Na/Pi symporter, translating into MTQNTTTADKKTTAGVAKKAPQRAALPHWLLWLGTLATLYLLIVAIGVIGDGFKGLGKDTAQSLFDFATNPFIGLFVGILATAIIQSSSTTTTLVVTAVGAGALPVEVAVPMIMGANIGTSVTNTLASLGHIGNKAEFRRAFAASTVHDFFNLTAVAILMPLELLFQPIQRSAGWLAHQMYGTVLPEPGDADVIGMLTKPVVDLIGMNGLLGAIDGGVISAALTITLGIAAIFLTVHWLGKILQILMVGRAKEILEKSVGGHPVTALAAGAGVTAVVQSSSVTTSVMVPFAGSGALTTKQIYPLTLGANIGTTITALIAAMAVTGQGAELALQIALVHFLFNVYGVFIIYVLPFLRPVPLVCAEFLAKVATEHKPLALAWIVTVFLAIPALAILIHTQLT; encoded by the coding sequence GTGACGCAGAACACCACCACCGCCGACAAGAAGACCACCGCTGGGGTGGCCAAAAAGGCCCCCCAACGCGCCGCGCTTCCCCATTGGCTCTTGTGGCTTGGTACCCTCGCCACCCTGTACCTGCTGATCGTCGCCATCGGCGTGATCGGCGATGGCTTCAAAGGCCTGGGCAAAGACACTGCCCAGAGCCTGTTCGATTTTGCTACGAACCCGTTTATCGGCCTGTTCGTCGGCATCCTGGCCACGGCAATCATCCAGTCCTCTTCCACCACCACCACGCTGGTGGTCACCGCCGTCGGCGCGGGCGCGCTGCCGGTGGAGGTCGCCGTCCCAATGATCATGGGCGCGAATATCGGCACCTCCGTGACCAACACGCTGGCGTCGCTCGGTCACATCGGCAATAAGGCCGAGTTCCGCCGCGCCTTCGCGGCCTCCACGGTGCACGATTTCTTCAACCTCACCGCCGTGGCCATCCTCATGCCTCTCGAACTTCTTTTCCAGCCGATCCAGCGTTCCGCCGGCTGGCTCGCGCACCAGATGTACGGCACCGTCCTGCCGGAGCCTGGCGACGCGGACGTAATCGGCATGCTCACCAAACCTGTGGTCGATCTGATCGGCATGAATGGCCTGCTCGGCGCCATCGATGGCGGCGTTATTTCCGCCGCGCTCACCATTACCCTGGGCATCGCCGCGATCTTCCTTACCGTCCACTGGCTGGGCAAGATCCTGCAGATCCTTATGGTCGGCCGCGCCAAGGAGATCCTGGAAAAGTCCGTGGGCGGACACCCCGTTACTGCGCTGGCTGCCGGCGCGGGCGTGACGGCCGTAGTGCAGTCTTCCTCCGTAACCACTTCGGTGATGGTTCCGTTCGCCGGTTCGGGCGCGCTGACCACCAAGCAGATTTACCCGCTGACCTTGGGCGCGAATATTGGTACCACGATTACCGCCTTGATCGCCGCGATGGCCGTGACGGGCCAGGGCGCGGAGCTGGCATTGCAGATCGCCCTGGTGCACTTCCTGTTTAACGTGTACGGCGTGTTCATTATTTACGTGCTGCCGTTCCTGCGCCCGGTTCCGCTGGTGTGCGCGGAATTCTTGGCTAAAGTGGCTACTGAACATAAACCTCTCGCCCTCGCATGGATCGTCACCGTGTTCCTCGCTATCCCTGCGTTGGCCATTTTGATCCATACTCAGCTGACGTAG